In a genomic window of Nitrososphaerota archaeon:
- a CDS encoding CDC48 family AAA ATPase has product MSQQQVQLKVLEAYTRDVGRGVARIDYDAMDALDASTGDVIEIKGKRRTVAKCLPLYPSDEGRGIVRVDGLIRNNAGVAIGDVVVVKKVKAPPAEKVVVAPLEAVPPIDERYLADALESVPVTKGDNIMIPYFGGRLTFQVIGVSPVAEAALITQRTVFVISEKGEALRGVPQVTYEDIGGLKDEIQKVREMIELPLRHPEIFEKLGVEAPKGILLYGPPGTGKTLLAKAVATESNAHFIPISGPEIMSKFYGESEARLREIFKEAKEKSPTIIFIDEIDSIAPKREEVTGEVERRVVSQLLSLMDGLEARGKVIVIAATNRPNAIDPALRRPGRFDREIEIRVPDKKGRLEILLIHSRHMPLAQAEEKHGNTEEKLVDIEKLAAVTHGFVGADLEYLCKEAAMKTLRRNLPDIQLEEDRLSPETLDKLIVTMQDFEDALKDVMPSAMREVYLETPDVKWSDIGGLANVKKELQEAVEWPLKYADLYDKIGYTMPKGIMLYGPSGTGKTLLAKAVATESEANFISVRGPELLSKWVGESERGIREIFRRARQASPCVIFFDEVDALAPTRGMGGDSMVTERVVSQLLTELDGVQSLNGVVVLAATNRIDIVDSALLRAGRFDKLILIPLPDKDARREILKINLKGVPTAKDVDVDRIVDMTEGLSGADLAQLANNAVSIVLQEFISKYPKPEDAKKHVEEAIVEMEDFAEATKKVRSSRDGKPMEKVMAPYYR; this is encoded by the coding sequence GTGAGCCAACAGCAGGTCCAGTTGAAAGTTCTTGAAGCTTACACCCGCGACGTAGGAAGGGGAGTCGCTAGGATTGACTACGACGCCATGGACGCCCTGGACGCATCTACTGGGGACGTCATAGAAATCAAGGGAAAAAGGCGGACCGTGGCAAAATGCCTGCCTCTGTATCCCTCGGACGAAGGCAGGGGGATCGTGAGGGTTGACGGTCTGATTAGGAACAACGCAGGCGTCGCCATCGGCGACGTGGTCGTGGTGAAGAAGGTCAAGGCACCGCCCGCCGAAAAGGTGGTCGTCGCGCCTCTGGAGGCGGTACCCCCCATAGACGAGAGGTATCTCGCGGATGCGCTGGAAAGCGTGCCGGTCACGAAGGGGGACAACATAATGATACCATACTTCGGAGGAAGGCTCACCTTCCAGGTCATCGGGGTCAGCCCGGTCGCTGAAGCCGCGCTCATCACCCAGAGGACCGTCTTCGTCATCTCAGAAAAAGGAGAAGCGCTCAGAGGAGTTCCTCAGGTGACCTACGAGGACATCGGGGGCCTGAAGGACGAGATCCAGAAGGTAAGAGAGATGATTGAGCTCCCGCTGCGCCATCCTGAAATCTTCGAAAAGCTGGGGGTCGAGGCGCCCAAGGGCATTCTTCTCTACGGTCCTCCGGGCACAGGCAAGACCTTGCTCGCAAAGGCGGTCGCGACGGAGAGCAACGCGCATTTCATCCCGATAAGTGGACCCGAGATCATGTCCAAGTTCTACGGCGAGAGCGAAGCGCGTCTTAGGGAGATATTCAAGGAAGCCAAGGAGAAGTCGCCCACAATCATTTTCATCGACGAGATTGATTCCATCGCGCCCAAGAGAGAGGAGGTCACCGGCGAAGTGGAGAGGCGGGTGGTAAGCCAGCTCCTATCACTCATGGATGGCCTCGAAGCAAGAGGAAAGGTGATTGTGATCGCGGCCACCAACAGGCCCAATGCCATCGACCCTGCGCTGCGCAGGCCAGGAAGGTTCGACAGGGAGATCGAGATAAGGGTCCCCGACAAGAAAGGCCGGCTGGAGATCCTGCTCATCCACTCGAGGCACATGCCCCTGGCCCAGGCCGAGGAGAAGCACGGAAACACGGAGGAGAAGCTGGTCGACATCGAGAAGCTAGCGGCCGTCACCCACGGGTTCGTGGGAGCCGACCTCGAGTACCTCTGCAAAGAGGCGGCCATGAAGACGCTCCGCAGGAACCTGCCTGACATCCAGCTGGAAGAGGACAGGCTCAGTCCTGAAACCCTTGACAAGCTCATAGTGACGATGCAGGACTTCGAGGACGCCCTGAAGGACGTGATGCCCTCGGCGATGCGCGAAGTCTACCTGGAGACCCCTGACGTCAAGTGGTCGGACATAGGAGGGTTGGCGAATGTGAAGAAGGAACTGCAGGAAGCCGTCGAGTGGCCCCTGAAGTACGCTGACCTTTACGACAAGATAGGGTACACGATGCCGAAGGGTATCATGCTCTACGGGCCTTCGGGGACCGGCAAGACACTGCTCGCAAAGGCGGTCGCGACTGAGAGCGAGGCGAACTTCATCAGCGTCAGAGGGCCCGAGCTCCTCAGCAAATGGGTGGGCGAATCGGAGCGAGGGATCAGGGAGATCTTCAGGCGCGCGAGGCAGGCATCGCCCTGCGTTATATTCTTCGACGAAGTGGACGCCCTCGCCCCGACCCGTGGCATGGGAGGGGACAGCATGGTGACGGAGCGGGTGGTCAGCCAACTGCTGACGGAGCTGGACGGTGTCCAGAGCCTGAACGGAGTAGTCGTCCTCGCGGCGACCAACAGGATAGACATTGTCGATTCGGCGCTCCTGAGGGCGGGGAGGTTCGACAAGCTGATTCTGATTCCGCTGCCTGACAAGGATGCGAGAAGGGAGATACTGAAGATCAACCTGAAAGGAGTGCCGACGGCCAAGGACGTCGATGTCGACAGGATCGTCGACATGACGGAAGGCCTCAGCGGAGCGGACCTGGCACAGCTGGCGAACAACGCAGTCTCCATCGTCCTCCAGGAGTTCATCTCGAAGTACCCGAAGCCGGAAGACGCGAAGAAGCACGTAGAGGAAGCCATAGTCGAGATGGAAGACTTCGCAGAGGCGACCAAGAAGGTTAGGTCGTCAAGAGATGGCAAGCCCATGGAGAAGGTCATGGCGCCCTACTACCGCTAG
- a CDS encoding Hsp20 family protein: MLDELDKYFEDFEKEVQEAVRSSLSSARSQSKPFMAGFSFKLGPEGKPTIQFFGDNPTQHDGYRSPMSEQFVDEKAGLLRVVLDMPGVEKGDIEVDATEESSVVRAERGNRKYRAEIPLKVEVEPDSGKAEYRNGLLEISFSLKDKANKGFKRVNIV; encoded by the coding sequence ATGCTCGACGAGCTGGACAAGTACTTCGAGGATTTCGAGAAGGAGGTGCAGGAAGCGGTCAGGAGCAGCCTCTCCAGCGCTCGGTCGCAGTCCAAGCCCTTCATGGCAGGATTTTCATTCAAGCTCGGCCCCGAAGGAAAACCTACGATCCAGTTCTTCGGTGACAACCCGACTCAACACGACGGCTACAGGTCTCCCATGAGCGAACAGTTCGTGGACGAAAAGGCGGGCCTCCTCAGAGTGGTTCTAGACATGCCGGGAGTGGAGAAGGGGGACATAGAGGTCGATGCCACCGAGGAGAGTTCCGTTGTGAGGGCGGAACGCGGCAACAGGAAATATCGGGCCGAGATTCCCCTAAAGGTCGAAGTTGAGCCAGATAGCGGGAAAGCGGAGTATCGTAACGGGCTGCTCGAGATTTCGTTCTCATTGAAGGACAAGGCTAATAAGGGCTTCAAGAGGGTAAACATTGTCTGA
- a CDS encoding helix-turn-helix domain-containing protein, translating to MTADPVSAFLSSRTRLKIADLLSTRPRTLGELAELTGVSIQGVLRHLRKLVDLGLVEERGVKGKGVTIRKVYLARGIRVGDFSVGDLTVVKLSRADSRSVDSTQPVVDLEYLAEEALLQRRRIRDQAKKLGRMIDELVDEEAKMNGLLHSLDLTESERLVLQTLFTEDSIAEGERALSAHYGLKDGRRSIEKALAKARRSGKR from the coding sequence ATGACCGCCGACCCAGTCTCTGCATTCCTCTCGTCCAGGACCAGGCTGAAGATAGCGGACCTCCTCTCGACCAGGCCGCGGACCCTGGGGGAGCTCGCAGAACTGACCGGGGTCTCGATTCAGGGAGTCCTGAGGCACCTGAGGAAGCTCGTGGACCTGGGGTTGGTCGAGGAGAGGGGCGTGAAGGGGAAGGGGGTCACTATCAGGAAGGTCTACCTTGCAAGGGGGATTCGAGTCGGGGACTTCTCGGTGGGAGACCTGACGGTCGTCAAGCTCTCGAGAGCAGATTCGCGGTCGGTTGATTCCACCCAACCAGTGGTCGACCTGGAGTACCTCGCCGAGGAGGCGTTGCTCCAGCGCCGGAGGATCAGAGACCAGGCGAAGAAGCTCGGGAGGATGATAGACGAGCTGGTGGATGAAGAGGCGAAGATGAACGGGCTCCTGCACTCCCTGGACCTCACTGAGTCAGAGAGGCTGGTGTTGCAGACCCTCTTCACCGAGGACAGCATCGCGGAAGGGGAGCGAGCACTTTCTGCCCACTACGGCCTGAAGGACGGCAGAAGGTCTATAGAGAAAGCTCTGGCGAAGGCGAGGCGCAGTGGCAAAAGATAG
- the lysS gene encoding lysine--tRNA ligase, whose product MEQAKVIGRGTWLDKVAHDTVSREKELGRKLSLVRVESGLGASGLPHIGSVGDAVRSYGVKLALETAGYKSELIAYSDDFDGLRKVPAGFPAWLKDYIAHPVSRIPDPFDCHGSYAEHVGFLLRDSLDKLGIEYRFQSGAEAYKSGLLNEQIRKILAHAKSIGKKINEEVGQSKYEESLPYTPVCKECDRIYVTQSLSFSPKKDTVHYKCVGTKLGDKSVKGCGHEGDAKISDGNGKLMWKVEFAARWAAFDIRFEAYGKELTDSVKINDWVSEHVLKYHPPFHARYELFQDKSGRKISKSVGNLVTPSEWLEYASPESLRLLMYKRIIGTRNVSLEDIPVYMEDFDDLEEQYFSKKRDQNPMKDAKQRGLYEYTTLLRVPRAGGVHVPYRLLAQLASVAPRNAVEDFIVKRLKDYGMVKATTAELTTRIAWASKWAAREGKPPAPPIKLSPKARNAVKEFAVAISKLSDPDQVQNAAFEALKRNGLTPREFFPVVYSVLLGSDRGPRLGPYVMDAGPQVVSDSLLKALSA is encoded by the coding sequence TTGGAGCAAGCCAAGGTCATAGGGAGAGGCACCTGGCTCGACAAGGTCGCCCACGACACGGTCTCCAGGGAGAAGGAGTTGGGGAGGAAGCTTTCGCTCGTCAGGGTCGAGAGCGGCCTTGGAGCTTCAGGATTGCCCCACATCGGGAGTGTGGGGGACGCCGTCAGAAGCTACGGGGTGAAACTCGCCCTCGAAACAGCCGGCTACAAGTCAGAGCTCATCGCCTATTCGGACGATTTCGACGGTCTAAGGAAAGTTCCTGCGGGGTTCCCAGCCTGGCTCAAGGATTACATCGCGCACCCCGTATCGAGGATACCAGACCCGTTCGACTGCCACGGGTCCTACGCGGAGCACGTGGGGTTCCTCCTGCGCGACTCGCTGGATAAGCTCGGAATCGAGTACAGGTTCCAGAGCGGGGCCGAGGCCTACAAGTCTGGACTCCTGAACGAACAGATCAGGAAGATTTTGGCCCATGCAAAGTCGATAGGCAAGAAGATCAACGAGGAGGTGGGGCAGTCGAAGTACGAGGAGAGCCTCCCCTACACCCCAGTCTGCAAAGAGTGCGACAGGATCTATGTGACTCAGTCTCTATCCTTCAGCCCAAAGAAGGATACGGTCCACTACAAATGCGTGGGCACGAAGCTCGGGGACAAATCTGTGAAGGGATGCGGCCATGAAGGCGACGCCAAGATCTCCGATGGCAACGGGAAGCTGATGTGGAAGGTGGAGTTCGCAGCAAGGTGGGCTGCATTCGACATCAGGTTCGAGGCTTACGGTAAGGAGCTGACCGATTCGGTGAAGATCAACGACTGGGTCTCCGAGCACGTGCTGAAGTACCACCCGCCGTTCCACGCCCGCTACGAGCTCTTCCAGGACAAGTCCGGCAGGAAAATATCGAAATCTGTCGGGAACTTGGTAACTCCCAGCGAGTGGCTGGAATACGCCTCCCCTGAAAGCCTTAGGTTGCTCATGTACAAGCGCATCATAGGCACCAGGAACGTATCTCTCGAGGACATCCCAGTCTACATGGAGGACTTCGACGACCTTGAGGAGCAGTACTTCTCCAAGAAACGGGACCAGAACCCGATGAAGGACGCGAAGCAGAGGGGGCTCTACGAGTACACCACGCTGCTCAGAGTGCCGAGGGCCGGCGGGGTCCACGTCCCCTATCGGCTCCTCGCCCAGCTCGCTTCGGTGGCCCCGCGGAACGCGGTGGAGGATTTCATCGTCAAGCGCCTGAAGGATTACGGCATGGTGAAAGCGACGACGGCTGAGCTCACAACCAGGATCGCATGGGCTTCGAAGTGGGCGGCGCGAGAGGGCAAGCCCCCTGCACCGCCTATCAAGTTGAGTCCGAAGGCGAGGAATGCGGTCAAGGAATTCGCCGTCGCGATATCGAAGCTGAGCGACCCGGACCAGGTTCAGAACGCAGCATTCGAGGCGCTCAAGAGGAACGGGCTGACGCCGCGCGAGTTCTTCCCCGTTGTCTATTCGGTACTCCTAGGGTCTGACCGGGGCCCACGGCTGGGCCCCTACGTCATGGACGCCGGGCCCCAGGTAGTCAGCGATTCGCTTCTGAAGGCTCTCAGTGCTTGA